In the Saccharococcus thermophilus genome, TGTGGTTGTTCATCGTGATTTTCAAGGGCATGGCATCGGAAAAGCAATCGTCGAAGATTTGCTTGATCAGCTGCAGCATATTTCCTGCGTTCATTTGATTGCTACTGTGGGAAACGAGCCATTTTACCAGCAGGCAGGGTTTAAAAAGGTAAAAACAGCGATGGGTCGGTATCGCAGCCGCGATTTAGCACAGGAATATTTGGAGGGGGATGGAAAAAGATGAACGTAAGGCATGCGACGGTAGACGATGCGGAAGAATTGGCGCATCTTATCTTGCAAGTTGAAAAAGAATCGGACTTTTTGCTGTTTGAGGCAGGAGAACGAATGCTCACCCCGGAGCAGCAGCGAAGCCAAATTGAAGCGATGCAGAATGAGGAAAACTCCACGATACTGGTAGCAGAGGCCGACGGGAAGCTAGTTGGGTATTTAGTTGCAAGGGGCGGGCGCGCGAAACGAAATAAACATACGGTATATATCGTCATTGGCGTGCTGGCTTCGTACAGAGGAAAAGGAATCGGCACGATGCTGTTTACCGAAGCGATGGGCGCGGACGAAAGGCATTCATCGGTTGGAATTAACGGTAGTCACTGACAATCAGCGCGCGGTATCGTTGTATCGCAAAATGGGGTTTGAACAGGAAGGAATCAAACGGCATTCTCTTTTGATAGACGGAAAATATGTTGATGAATATTACATGGCAAAATTGTTGTAATTCGGAGGAAACAAGATGGAACGCGTTCATTTTTTAGAGCAAAGCCGGTTTCACGAACAAGCGGAAAAGATGTTTTTGGAACAGAAGGAAAAAATTTTGCGCCTGCTGCCGGAAGCGGACGTTCAGCATGTTGGAAGCACGGCGATTCCCAATAGCATCACCAAAGGAGACCTTGATATTCAAGTGCGGGTTCCTGCGGAACTGTTTACCGCTGCTGTTGAGAAGCTATCGACCTTATATGCGATCAACGAAGGAAGCGTGCAAACGGACTATTTCCGCGCGTTTCAAGATGATACGGCCGTCCCGTCATTAGGCGTCCAATTAACCGTCATCGGTTCTGAATTGGACATCTTTTGGAAATTTCGCGACGTGCTGCTGGCGAATGATGCGTACAGGGCCGAATATGACGAATTGAAAAAGGCATACGAAGGCAAAAGCATGGAAGCGTATCGGGAAGCGAAACAGCGATTTTTTGCGCGCCTGATGGAAACACCGGAGTTTCAGCGGTTGTAAGGAGAGGATATTATGAAAAAGTGGCAAGTGATAAAAAGCGAATATATTTATCAAACACCATTTGGGAATTTGCGAAGTGATAAAGTGGTCCTTCCTAATGGTCACATCATTGAAAATTATTATGTCAATGAGTTTCCTGATTGGGTAAATATGGTGGCTGTCTGTCACCAAAAATAATGAAATCATATTGGTGAAGCAGTATAGACATGGAGGGAAGGACTTTTTCATTAAGGTTCCTGCAGGGAAAGTAGATGATTCCATTTTAAAAAACGATTATTTACAATAGTAAAACGGAAACAGCGATTATGCATTTAATCAGCGAGCGGTTAAGGTATATAAAAAATTGGATTTATTAAAAAACATTCATTTTACAACGATAATGGGATCGAATTCATCACGATGACAAAAAATGTCTAATACGAGAACAAGGTGCATTGGTTTCAAATGCTTTTTTATTTAGCATGTCTGAAGGATTAGAATGGAAGAAATGAAGCTATTTGTTAAAATCGCTCTGCATCGAATGTATGACCATTATCTTCCTAAATTGCTCTGTTCGATTCAGGCATTGAATATGGAACAATTATGGGAATGCAATGCACCAGGTTTAAACTCTGTTGGCGGTATCGTTCTGCATATTTGTGAACACATAAAAAGGAATACGCTCAGCTATCTGCAGCGTAACATCAAGTTTGATGAAGGAATTGAAGAATATTTTCCTCAGTTAGATTTCACACCGGATATGCTGTCCATCATCGTTCAGGAAACTTTTGATAAATGGAAACATCAGATTGCGAATATGATCAGCGAGAACAATTACATAGACATCGATTACATAGCCTCTTTCATTTGGTGGAACATACGAGCTGCCATTTAGGACAAATTGTTGATAGAGCGAAGAGAATGACGGGAACTTCATTTCAGTTTTGCTAAAACGGATTAAATGAAAAAACGTTACGGTTGATTATCGAAAGCGAAAAGTTCTGATTGGTGCTTTTTTGTTATAAGATGTGCATAGGCGGCAAGAAGTTTCTTGCCGCCTACGATCTTTGAACTCTTATAGTGAATGGTTGAATGAAGTAGATAAGTATATGGCGAGTTCGCGAATTTTTTCGTCTGTT is a window encoding:
- a CDS encoding GNAT family N-acetyltransferase, coding for MKEVYESVGWTKHTEEVIQQVFEASNVITLVFCDGRIVGFGRALSDGVFNAAIYDVVVHRDFQGHGIGKAIVEDLLDQLQHISCVHLIATVGNEPFYQQAGFKKVKTAMGRYRSRDLAQEYLEGDGKR
- a CDS encoding GrpB family protein, which produces MERVHFLEQSRFHEQAEKMFLEQKEKILRLLPEADVQHVGSTAIPNSITKGDLDIQVRVPAELFTAAVEKLSTLYAINEGSVQTDYFRAFQDDTAVPSLGVQLTVIGSELDIFWKFRDVLLANDAYRAEYDELKKAYEGKSMEAYREAKQRFFARLMETPEFQRL